Below is a genomic region from Helicobacter pylori.
GTAAAACGCCTTTTAAAAGGCTTAAGATTAAGAAAAATCTAAAAATCAAAGCTTTAATTCCCATTTTTGTTTGGAAAATTCTACAATCTTTCCATGGAATCTCGCATAAAGTTGCGCTAAAGAAATGGCGTTTTCATAAAGCGCTAAGGCGGAATTTAAATTCTCTTGAACGCCTTTTTCAAAAAAATGTTGCAATTCGTCATAATCTTCTATCTCTATGCCTAATTTTTTTAAAAAAAGATAGCTGTATTTATCCACCACCATCACTTCTTTAGCGCACACATAGCATAAAATCGCATCCGCGCTTTCTTTGCCAATGCCCTTTTGATCTAAAAGCCACTCCCTAGTCACTTCTTGTTTAAAATTTTCAAAACTTTGAAAGTCTTTTAAAATATTCTTGCTCAAATCAATCAGTCGTTTGGCTTTTTGGTTATAAAACCCGCTAGGGCGGACACACTCTGCAAGCCTTGAAAACTCCACATAAGCGATTTTTTTAAGATTAATTTCATCATCATCTTCTAAAATGAAAGCGTTTTTTAGATTTTCTAAAGATTTCAAAACGGCTTCAAATTTAGTATTTTGCGTTAAAACCGCCCCTAATAGAGCTTCAAATTTCAAAGCGTTAGGCCACCACCAAGCAGGGGCGTTTTTCAATAAACCCAAGCTCTTTAAAGCCTTTAAAATCTCAAAACTATCCAACACAACAACCGCCTGTAATAAAAAGGAATCAAAAAGAGTATTCTATTAAAAAAGAAGTAAAAATTAAAGCCAAAAGCCAACGCTTAAAGCGTTAGCCCCAACAAACACCTTTCTTAAAACTAAGTTAAAAGCCTTAAGATATTTTGTTGAACGGTATTGGCTTGACTCATCGCATAGCTACCTGATTGCGCCAAAATGTTGTTTTTATTGAAATTCGCGCTCTCTTCAGCAAAATCCACATCCCTGATTTGAGATTCAGCGGCTTTAACATTCACTTGAGTGATGCTGATGTTATTCACGGTGCTAATCATTTGATTTTGCACAGAACCTAAATCAGAGCGGACTTTATCCAACATTTTCATCGCAGACTCGGCAATATCAATCACCACCATCGCACCTCTTAAGGTTGTAACCCCAGATCCCAAGCTTTGATTACCACTAGCGATGACGGCGTTATAGTTCGCGCCACTCGCTGATTTGACATTAGCGTTAAAATTCCCGGTAACATCGCGCAAATTCACCGTGGTTTCTGCCACTTGAGATTCCCCAAAACCAATCGCTGTGAAGCCTAAATGCTGCGAGTCAGAAGCTGAAACCACATTGATGCTCTTAGCGTCTAATCGTGTGAGAGAAAGCCTTCCGTAGTTAGTAGAGCCTTTTGTTAAATCCTGACCGCCATTAACCATCGTTAAAGCGCTAGGCCCGTTACTGACGCTATCGGTTTTGATTTCAATCCCACGACCATCTATACTGCGCAAATTCAAGCGCCCTTTTTGATCGGTATAAGCTTCCACGCCGGTTTCTGAAGTAACCGCATTGATCGCTGCGACCAATCTCCCATCTGAGTCATTTTTCTTAATGTCTGCGATATTACCCAAATGAATCCCATTTAAGGTTAAATTACTCAAACTTCCTGACTGGACCGCCACATCGCTCGTGGTGATAACGCTCGCATAAGCTTTAACCCCTGTTCGGTTAGAGTTCTTGTTAATCACTTCCGCTAACACGCCGATCCCTGTGCCTGCTGAACTAGAGACTTTCACGCTCTCTAAAGTCACATCATTCACGCCATCCACTTGTTTGAAAGTCAAGCTAATATCCCCAGAAGCCGTGATTAACGCGCCTGTAGCGATACGAACCTGACCGATTTTATCGGAAGTGGTAGAGCCGATAGAAGCTTTAATACTTTGGTTAGAATAAGCCCCTACTTGGAATTCTTTGTTAGTGAATTGACCAGATAATAACGCTTGTCCGTTATAAGTAGTTGTGTTACCGATATTGTCTAAACCTTGAATCAAACGAACGATGTCAGATTGAATCGCTTTACGAGATTCTGTAGTTTGCCCATCTTGAGCCGCTTGAGTCGCTTTAACCTTAACAGTGTCTAAGATTTTCAACTGCTCATCCATAGCCTTATCCGCAACCTGGATAATCCCCATGCCGTCATTCGTGTTGGCAATCGCTTGACCCAAACTGCTCGCTTGTGAACGCAAAGAATCCGCCACCGTCATGCCTGATGCGTCATCAGCCGCTTTATTAATCCTTAAACCTGAACTCAACCTCTCCAATGAAGTTTTAAGCGCGTTTTGAGTGAGTGCGGATTGCACATGTGCATTCATCGCATTGATATTTGTATTGACCTGAAAAGCCATTGTTGTAACTCCTTGTTATAAAAAACCCAAAGGCATCCTTGCTTTTGGTTGGAACTATAATCGGTTAAAGTTTGAAATTTTAAAGGGCTTTATTTTAAAAGCAAAATTAGGAGCATGAAAATGGGCTATAATAAAGAAAATTTATACCAAATCTTATTGAATGCAAACACCAATGGATACCATAAAAAACATTCCATTAAGGACTTTTGTTTTACTCTATAAAAGCTCACCAAAATGTGTTGTGTTGGCATCAATTACAGTGCTATTTGTCGGCATTATTCCATCTCTAAATATTCTTGTTATGATAAGATTGATTGATATTGTGGTAGACCTATTGCAAAATCATACGCATTTTGAATACAGCTTGCTATTACCAACTTTGCTACTATGGGGGGCCTTGCTGTTTTTAACGCATGTGTTTTCAGGAATTTTATCAAGCTTGCAAACCATTATTGCTGAACAATTTTCTATAAACATCATCACTCAGCTTGCTAATAAACTCACAAAAGTTAAAAATCTAAATTTTTTTGAAAACAAAGACCATACTATCAAGCTTAACGCTATCCATAACGGTCTATACATCCGTCCCCTAAATTATGTCAGTAATCTATTTTTTAACTTGCAACGCATTATAGGGCTTGTAAGTCTGTTTGGAATATTATTTTCCATTAGTATTTATCTACCCTTTATAATGATTTTTGCAACAGTACCTTGTATTTTCATCTCCAATCATATAGCAAAAAAACATAGTGCTTCCATAGATAAGGTGCTTCCATAGATAAGCTTCAAGACAAAAAAGAGAGCATGCAAAATTATCTATATTCTGGACTAGATAACCAAAAGAACAAGGACAACCTATTATTTAACTTCATGCTAAATTTTCATCATAAATTTATTGAAAACAAAGAATTATATATCAATCATTTTGTGAAAATCGCCCAAAAAAACTTAATGCTTACCATATATGCTGATATTTTAATCACCACTCTAAGTGTCGCATTATTCTTCTTAATGGTTTTTATTATCCTTTCAAAATTAATTGGTGTGGGAGCAATTGCTGGGTATATCCAAGCATTTAGCTCTACCCAACAGCAACTACAAGATTTATCATTTTATGGAAAGTGGTTTTTTGCTATCAATAAATACTTTGAAAATTATTTCTGTATTTTAGATTACAAAATGCCAAAACCAGAAACACAAATCAAATTAGAAGAAAAAATCCATAGCATTACATTTGAAAATATTAGTTTCTCTTATCCTAATTCAAAACTTATTTTTGAAAACTTTAATCTCTCTTTACACTCTGATAAAATTTATGCACTAGTCGGCAAGAATGCTAGCGGAAAAACCACGCTGATTAAATTATTGCTAGGGTTTTATATCCCAAATTCAGGTCAAATTATTATCAATAACAAATACTCGTTACAGGATTTAGAGCTAAACAGCTACCACCAACAAATGAGTGCCATATTCCAAGATTTTTCTCTTTATGCTGGGTATAGCATTGATGATAATCTTTTCATGCAAAACAACCCCACAAGAGAGCAATTAAAGCAAAAGAGAGAAATGCTAAAATCTTTTGATGAAAATTTTCAAAATTGTCTTAATGATTATAGCAACGCATTATTTGGAACACAGTATAATGGGATAGATTTTTCTCTGGGTCAAAAGCAACGCATAGCCACTATAAGAGCCTTTTTAAAACCAAGTCATTGTGTTGTTTTAGATGAGCCAAGCAGTACTATTGACCCCATTATAGAAAAAGAGTTTTTGGATTTTATTTTTAAAAAATCGCGTTCTAAGATGGCTTTAATTATTACACACCGCATGAATAGTGTCAAGCAAGCTGATGAAATTATCGTTTTAGATCAAGGCAAACTTATAGAACAGGGCAACTTTGAAACCCTTATAAAGAAACAGGGCTTATTTTCTGAATTATATTTGAAGCAACAATACTAACGAGCGCTTAAAATGTTTGGTAATTTTGGGTATAATCTCAAAAGATTCAAATTTAAATAAGGAATGCCACCATGTTTGGGAATAAGCAGTTACAGCTTCAAATCAGTCAAAAAGATTCTGAAATTACGGAGTTAAAAAAGGAAGTCAATCTCTATCGAAGCCTTTTAAATTTGTGCTTGCATGAAGGTTTTGTAGGTATTAAAAATAATAAAGTCGTTTTTAAAAGCGGGAATCTTGCAAGCTTAAACAATTTAGAAGAACAAAGCGTTCATTTTAAAGAAAATGCAGAGAGCGTTGATTTGCAAGGGGTTTCTTATTCTTTAAAAAGCCAAAATATTGATGGCGTGCAGTATTTTTCACTAGCCAAAAAAATAGGGGGTGTTGGGGAATACCATAAAAGCGATTTGTTTAAGACTTTTTGCGCGAGCTTAAAAGAGGGCTTAGAGAACGCGCAAGAAAGCATGCAATATTTCCATCAAGAAACCGGCTTGCTCTTAAATGCGGCTAAAAATGGTGAAGAGCATTCTGCTGAAGGATTGGGAACCGTTAATAAAACGAGTCAAGACATTGAGTCGCTTTATGAAAAGATGCAAAACGCCACTTCATTAGCGGACTCTCTCAACCAACGGAGCAATGAAATCACTCAAGTCATTTCTTTGATTGATGATATTGCAGAACAAACCAATCTCTTAGCCTTAAATGCCGCTATTGAGGCCGCACGAGCGGGCGAGCATGGGAGAGGGTTTGCGGTGGTGGCTGATGAGGTGAGAAAACTCGCTGAAAAAACCCAAAAAGCCACTAAAGAAATCGCTGTTGTGGTTAAAAGCATGCAACAAGAAGCGAACGATATTCAAACCAACACCCACGATATTAATTCTATTGTAGGCTCTATTAAGGGCGATGTAGAAGAGCTTAAATCCACCGTGAAAAACAACATGATTGTCGCGCAAGCGGCAAAGTACACCATTTACAATGTCAATAACCGGGTGTTTTGCGGTCTAGCCAAACTTGATCATGTGGTCTTTAAAAACAATCTTTATGGCATGGTTTTTGGCCTTAACTCCTTTGACATTACCAGCCATAAGAATTGCCGCTTAGGCAAATGGTATTATGAGGGTGCAGGCAAAGAGAATTTTTCCAACACTTCAGGCTATAGAGCTTTAGAAAGCCACCATGCGAGCGTGCATGCTGAAGCTAATGATTTGGTTAAAGCCGTTCAAGAAGACCACATTACCGATTCAAAATACCTAGAGCATAAAGTGCATTTAATGGAAGATAGCGCTAAACATGTCAAAGAAAATATTGATAAGATGTTTTACGAAAAACAAGACGAACTCAATAAAATTATTGAAAAAATTCAAAAAGGCGAATGATTCCATTCAATGAAGTGTTTTTATGTTTTCTAAATCCTTAGAAGCTTTACACCATGCCAAACGATACCGCAAAAGAGAGTTGTTTGACCCTTTATTAAAGGATTACGCTTCTAATGATTATTTGGGTTTGAGCGTTAAAAAAGATTTGCTTCAAAACGCTTTTAACAAGCTCCAATTTTTTGACGCTCATTCCCCCAAAGCTTCCATGCTAGTGAATGGCTACCACCCTTTGCATGCAGAGTTAGAAGAGCGATTAGCGGATTTGTTGGGGTTTGAAAGCACTCTTTTAGTGGGGAGTGGTTTTTTGGGCAATCTGGCTTTAATAGACACCCTTTTAGTCAAAAACGCCCTCTTATTCATAGACGAACACTACCATGCAAGCGGGATTTTTAGCACGAAAGCGAAGTCTAATCAAGTGGTTTTTTTCTCGCACAATGACGCTAAAGATTTACAACAAAAACTCTTTAACGCCCCTAAAAATAAGATCAAATTCATCGCCATTGAGGGGGTTTATTCTATGGATGCGAGCATCGCTCCTTATGATTTTTATGCAATCATTCAAGAGATTCCTAACGCTTTTTTAATCGTAGATGAAGCCCATAGTTTTGGGACTATCGGCGAGAATTTATTGGGTTTTTTAGAATATTATCGCATCAAAGAAAAAGACAAAATTATTAAGCTCAGCACTTTTTCTAAAGCCCTTGCGAGTTATGGGGCGTGTATTTTAGCCCCCTTACAAACCATAGAGTTTTTAACCAATCGCGCTAAAAGCGTGATTTACACCACCGCTTTAAGCCTGTTAGACACCGCTTTAACTTTGGTCCATTTAGAATACTTTATCGCGCAAAAACAAGAATTAAAAAATGAGCTTAGCAAACACCAACAGATTATTTTTGAAACTTTAGGCATTAGAACGCCCACAGGATTTTTTACTTTAGAATTTGAAAACAATCTTGCTCTTTTAAACGCCCATCATTTTTTGAAAGAAAGGGGGTTTTTAGTAGGAGCTATCCGCCCCCCTACGGTTTCTAAACCCCTTTTACGCATCTCTTTATCTCTCAAAAACAGCTTAGAAGACACTAAAGAGCTTGCAAACACCCTTTTAAATTATTCTAAAATACAATCTTCTTTTAAGAGTGATTAATGCTAAAAAAGATTTTTTATGGTTTTATCGTTTTATTTTTAATTATCGTAGGGTTGTTAGCCATTCTTATCGCTCAAGTTTGGGTGAGCACAAATAAGGATATTGCTAAAATTAAAGATTATCGTCCGAGCGTCGCTTCACAGATTTTAGACCGAAAAGGGCGTTTGATCGCTAATATCTATGATAAGGAATTCCGTTTTTATGCGCGTTTTGAAGAAATCCCCCCACGATTTATTGAAAGCCTTTTAGCGGTAGAAGACACCCTCTTTTTTGAACATGGGGGGATCAATTTAGACGCTATCATGCGCGCTATGATTAAAAACGCTAAAAGCGGTCGTTACACCGAGGGGGGTAGCACCCTAACCCAACAACTCGTTAAAAACATGGTGCTCACACGAGAAAAAACCCTAACCAGAAAACTCAAAGAAGCTATCATTTCCATACGCATTGAAAAAGTCTTAAGCAAAGAAGAAATTTTAGAGCGCTATTTGAACCAAACTTTTTTTGGGCATGGGTATTATGGCGTGAAAACCGCAAGTTTAGGGTATTTTAAAAAACCCCTTGACAAACTCACGCTTAAAGAAATCACCATGTTAGTCGCCTTGCCTAGGGCTCCAAGTTTTTATGACCCTACCAAAAATTTAGAATTTTCACTCTCTAGGGCTAATGATATTTTAAGGCGGTTGTATTCTTTAGGCTGGATTTCTTCTAGCGAGCTCAAATCCGCTCTCAATGAAGTGCCAATTGTTTATAACCAAACCTCCACGCAAAACATCGCCCCCTATGTTGTAGATGAAGTGTTGAAGCAATTGGATCAATTAGACGGGTTAAAAACTCAAGGCTATACCATAAAGCTTACGATAGATTTGGATTACCAACGCTTAGCGTTAGAGTCCTTGCGTTTTGGGCATCAAAAAATCTTAGAAAAAATCGCTAAAGAAAAGCCAAAAACTAACGCCTCTAATGAAGATGAAGACAACTTGAACGCTAGCATGATAGTTACAGACACGAGCACCGGTAAGATTTTAGCTTTAGTGGGGGGGATTGATTATAAAAAAAGCGCTTTCAATCGCGCCACGCAAGCCAAACGGCAATTTGGGAGTGCGATCAAGCCTTTTGTGTATCAAATCGCTTTTGATAATGGCTATTCCACGACTTCCAAAATCCCTGATACCGCGCGAAACTTTGAAAATGGCAATTATAGTAAAAACAGCGCGCAAAACCACGCATGGCATCCTAGAAATTATACTCGCAAATTTTTAGGGCTTGTAACCTTGCAAGAAGCCTTGAGCCATTCGTTAAATCTAGCCACGATCAATTTAAGTGATCAGCTTGGCTTTGAAAAAATTTATCAATCTTTAAGCGATATGGGGTTTAAAAATCTCCCTAAAGACTTGTCTATTGTGTTAGGGAGCTTTGCTATCTCACCCATTGATGCGGCTGAAAAATATTCTCTATTTTCTAATTACGGATCCATGCTCAAACCCATGCTCATTGAAAGCATCACCAACCAACAAAACGATGTCAAAACTTTCACGCCCATTGAAACCAAAAAGATCACCTCCAAAGAACAGGCTTTTTTAACCCTTTCAGTGCTGATGAATGCGGTAGAAAACGGCACAGGGAGTTTGGCTCACATTAAAGGTTTAGAAGTCGCCGGTAAAACCGGAACTTCTAACAACAATATTGACGCTTGGTTCATTGGCTTTACCCCCACCTTGCAAAGCGTGATCTGGTTTGGGAGGGACGATAACACGCCTATTAGCAAAGGAGCGACAGGAAGCGTTGTGAGTGCACCTGTGTATTCGTATTTCATGCGCAATATTCTAAGCATTGAACCTTCTTTAAAAAGAAAGTTTGATGTCCCCAAAGGCTTGCGTAAAGAAATTGTGGATAAAATCCCCTACTATTCAACCCCCAATTCCATCACCCCCACCCCCAAAAGAACAGACGATAGCGAAGAACGCTTGTTGTTCTAAGCCTACATGGCTATAGGGACTTTAATATCTCCGTAATTGACAGAATCTTTAAAGATTTCTTCCACTTTAGCCACAAGGATACTCACCGCTTGATTGTCTAAGCCCATTTTATGCAACCCTTCGCTCAAAGCGTCCTTATCAAAACCACGTGCACGCACTAACGCAAACACTTCCTCATTGTTAGGATTGATATAAATCCCTAAACGATCCACATTCATCAAGCTATCATAAATGGGCTGTGTCATTTGGATAAACATTTCATTAGTGATCTTTTGCTTGATGCGGTTGGATTTAGAAAGGTAAGCCTCTTTGAGTTTATGCACAATATTTTGCGCCACTCTTATCGTCGCTCTTTTGGTAGCGATTTTTTCTATCTCTTCAGTTGTCTTACCATCCACAATGTGCGAGCTATCCACCCCTTGCGTGAGATACTGACTGCGATTTTGCAACATCCAATAAGGCACATCTTGCAAGAAAGAATTCCTTTGTGAAGTGTTTGGGCAAGTGCAAGCTTGCAGCATCAAAACACCCAATCCGCATAAAAATAATTGCTTGCTTTTTAAAAAAGATTTTTCTAACACGCTATCCCCTTTGATTTTTATTTTACAGAGTGTAACACAAATCTTTAAGGTTTTAAACAATAATTAGGTAAAAAAATAAAAAAAAATAAAATGATTGAAACTCTGTTAAAAAAATCAACACGCAGTTAAGCATTAGAATAAGCCGGGTTCTGTCAATGGATGGCCATTTATCTGGGAAATATTTTGCAATATTCCTCAAGCGAAGCGTGTATCAATTTAGACTTACCATGCGCTTCTTGCTACAAATTGGGTTTGCCCAAACAAGCTAAATTGCTTTAGCTCTGGTGGGCTCTTACCCCACCCTTTCACCCTTACCTTAAAAAGGCGGTTTGCTTTCTGTGGCACTTTCCCTTAGCTTGCGCTAGCCATCCGTTAGATGGAATTTTGTCTAATGTAGCCCGGACTTTCCTCTATTCTAAAATAGCGACCATCTTCTAATGCGTTAATATATTAGAAAAAAGTAGCTTTAAAAGAGTTTAAAAATTAAGGGTGTAGAGGATATTTTTATCATTCTCATAGCTCACAAGGATAAGCTCATTATCCCTAAACCCACAAGCGCTGATATTTTTAATCTCTTTTGGCAAGCCATAAACTTCAAGAATCTCTTCTTTTATAGGATCTATGACTAAAAGCGTGTTAAATTCCTTGCTGAACGCATAAAGCTTATTATCCTTTAAAGCTAACGCGCTGATAACTAACTCGCCCAGTTCCCTTTTTTCTTTAAGTTTGGCATTGCCCAGTTCAAGTAAAAACTCCCCATGCACCTGTTTGTCGCTATTACGCATGGAGATAATAATCAAATCCTTATAGCGCTTGTTAGGAGCGGTGATCAGATAAGTGAATTTAGCCCCTCTTCTTGCAGCGCTAACATAATAGTTTTTCGCCCTAGAAGTTTTTAAGCGGCTGCGTTCCACTTCATCAAAAGAGTTGGCCCCTTCTAAAAAATAAGGGAAGTTTTTAAGCGCGTTAGCGTTTTTGTTAGGAGTGATTTCTACGCTCGTTTTATTATTGCCCATGATCACAATGTTTTCATCTTCGTTAAAATCCGCCCCCACGAACGACCCCACCGTCGCGCTATAATAGCTATCCAACACCATATGGCTATGAATGGTTTTCAAATCGTTACTTACAAGATAAAGGCCTTGGTTTTCTGTAGTAAGGATCGCCTTGTCTTCATTGAAACTCAAATCCGTGATCGCTCCATTCAGTTTTAAAAAAAGCTCTTCTTTTTTTCCAATCTTTAGAGTTTTTGTAATTTCTAAAGGCGAACGCTCATAATCATTATCTTTAGGCAAAGCGCTCAATTTCAAAGGCTCGCCCACATCTCTTCTGCCCAAAACGCTTCTTGGGAATTTCAAATGATTCCAATTCTCCATAGACCAGACCGATTCTTTCAAATTCCAAGAAAAACGCACCGGATCGCTTTGCCCTATGTAAGGGAAAGGCCCGGTAGAGAAAAACGCTTGCACGGCGTTAGAACCCACCACCATAAAGAAAACATAAAAAGCGCTTTTTTGGAGCATGTTTAATGAGCGATCTTTAAAAAGTTGGGCATTAGGGGCAAAGAAGAGCAAAACCGCTAAAAGCACCACCACGCTAAAAAAGACAAAAAGTGCCCAAAACTGCGTGTGCAATCCCAAAATAGCGAGCGCAAAGCCCTGCCCCACATCTTCTAAAGCATGACTACCGGTATGATAAAAGCTCTCATATAACCCGCTACTGGCCATAAGTAATAACAAGGCAATGTATTTAGGCTTAAACCCAAAGCGCACCACCAAAAGCGCCACAGCCCCTATTAAAATCATGTTGATGCGTTGTGCCCAGCAAAAAATACAAGGCGAATCTTTCAAAATATAGCCAAAATAAAAATTCGCCAAACCCACAGGAAAGATTAAAATCCCTAAAACCGCCAAAGAAAAAAGATTATAAAATCGGGTTTCTTTATTCATGCATCCCCCTATAGATTCATGTTAGGCAAAACGCTAGAGCTGTGGGCTATAAAAATGATAAGCTCCGCTAACCACACCACAATCAAAATCCCAAACGCCCACTTTTCTTTTTCAGGCTTTTTAAACGCTATCAAAATAGCGGCTAGACTCAAAAGCAGTCCTAAAAACTCCATGCCGTTCCTTAAAATTTTCGTAAGATTATACTCAAAAACGGATTATTTGATAAATAAAAAATATCTAGTGGATAACTTTTGAGAGAATTATATTAAGGGAGAAAGCCCTATTTATCCATATTTGATTTAAACAGAGCCAATTTTATCATTTCTTTTTTAACTTCCCATAGATTTTTTTAATTAGAGATAATATTTTAAACAACCTCTCTTGCTTGTTTGTCCTAAGACTTCTTTTTAATACGCCATAACTTTGTGAAGGTTTTAAAATACAAGACAACAAAGAAACATCGTTGCAAAACAAGGGCAGAGCGTTTTTATGCGTTGCGTCTGGAAGAAAATAAATTTGTTTAAATTGCTCTTGATCTTGAATACTAGGATGGTCAATGAAGAAATTGACCCATTTTATCACATCATGAATGTCTAAAAAAATTTGACTTTCTTTAAAATATGAAACATATCCAACAGCCCCTTCTACTATTTTTTCATAAGCTTTAGAGCGGTGTTTTTCGCAAGATGAAACATCTTTTTGATAAATTGGAACGCCATTTTCTACATTTAAAATAGGGTATTCAGGGCTTGTTAGCAAAAACTCCATAAAATCCCAATTATGAAAATAAATGGATTTAGGGTGTGAAAAAGGTAAGAAACTCACGCAATCATGGTTTAAAATTCTTAAGAGATCCACATAGCATCCAAAAACTTCTTTATTCAAAGCTTTTTGTATTAACTCTTGCGAAGAGTAGCCCCAAGTAATCGTATCTACAATAGCGATATTTCCCTCTAAATTTGATGAAGACAAGTATTTTCTGTAATTATCTAAACATTTTAACGCTAAATGGCGGCAATGTTCAAAGTTACTATATATATATATGCTTGTTGGTTAGTG
It encodes:
- a CDS encoding 3-methyladenine DNA glycosylase — its product is MLDSFEILKALKSLGLLKNAPAWWWPNALKFEALLGAVLTQNTKFEAVLKSLENLKNAFILEDDDEINLKKIAYVEFSRLAECVRPSGFYNQKAKRLIDLSKNILKDFQSFENFKQEVTREWLLDQKGIGKESADAILCYVCAKEVMVVDKYSYLFLKKLGIEIEDYDELQHFFEKGVQENLNSALALYENAISLAQLYARFHGKIVEFSKQKWELKL
- a CDS encoding flagellin A, whose product is MAFQVNTNINAMNAHVQSALTQNALKTSLERLSSGLRINKAADDASGMTVADSLRSQASSLGQAIANTNDGMGIIQVADKAMDEQLKILDTVKVKATQAAQDGQTTESRKAIQSDIVRLIQGLDNIGNTTTYNGQALLSGQFTNKEFQVGAYSNQSIKASIGSTTSDKIGQVRIATGALITASGDISLTFKQVDGVNDVTLESVKVSSSAGTGIGVLAEVINKNSNRTGVKAYASVITTSDVAVQSGSLSNLTLNGIHLGNIADIKKNDSDGRLVAAINAVTSETGVEAYTDQKGRLNLRSIDGRGIEIKTDSVSNGPSALTMVNGGQDLTKGSTNYGRLSLTRLDAKSINVVSASDSQHLGFTAIGFGESQVAETTVNLRDVTGNFNANVKSASGANYNAVIASGNQSLGSGVTTLRGAMVVIDIAESAMKMLDKVRSDLGSVQNQMISTVNNISITQVNVKAAESQIRDVDFAEESANFNKNNILAQSGSYAMSQANTVQQNILRLLT
- the tlpD gene encoding chemotaxis chemoreceptor TlpD: MFGNKQLQLQISQKDSEITELKKEVNLYRSLLNLCLHEGFVGIKNNKVVFKSGNLASLNNLEEQSVHFKENAESVDLQGVSYSLKSQNIDGVQYFSLAKKIGGVGEYHKSDLFKTFCASLKEGLENAQESMQYFHQETGLLLNAAKNGEEHSAEGLGTVNKTSQDIESLYEKMQNATSLADSLNQRSNEITQVISLIDDIAEQTNLLALNAAIEAARAGEHGRGFAVVADEVRKLAEKTQKATKEIAVVVKSMQQEANDIQTNTHDINSIVGSIKGDVEELKSTVKNNMIVAQAAKYTIYNVNNRVFCGLAKLDHVVFKNNLYGMVFGLNSFDITSHKNCRLGKWYYEGAGKENFSNTSGYRALESHHASVHAEANDLVKAVQEDHITDSKYLEHKVHLMEDSAKHVKENIDKMFYEKQDELNKIIEKIQKGE
- a CDS encoding aminotransferase class I/II-fold pyridoxal phosphate-dependent enzyme yields the protein MFSKSLEALHHAKRYRKRELFDPLLKDYASNDYLGLSVKKDLLQNAFNKLQFFDAHSPKASMLVNGYHPLHAELEERLADLLGFESTLLVGSGFLGNLALIDTLLVKNALLFIDEHYHASGIFSTKAKSNQVVFFSHNDAKDLQQKLFNAPKNKIKFIAIEGVYSMDASIAPYDFYAIIQEIPNAFLIVDEAHSFGTIGENLLGFLEYYRIKEKDKIIKLSTFSKALASYGACILAPLQTIEFLTNRAKSVIYTTALSLLDTALTLVHLEYFIAQKQELKNELSKHQQIIFETLGIRTPTGFFTLEFENNLALLNAHHFLKERGFLVGAIRPPTVSKPLLRISLSLKNSLEDTKELANTLLNYSKIQSSFKSD
- the pbp1a gene encoding penicillin-binding protein 1A, whose product is MLKKIFYGFIVLFLIIVGLLAILIAQVWVSTNKDIAKIKDYRPSVASQILDRKGRLIANIYDKEFRFYARFEEIPPRFIESLLAVEDTLFFEHGGINLDAIMRAMIKNAKSGRYTEGGSTLTQQLVKNMVLTREKTLTRKLKEAIISIRIEKVLSKEEILERYLNQTFFGHGYYGVKTASLGYFKKPLDKLTLKEITMLVALPRAPSFYDPTKNLEFSLSRANDILRRLYSLGWISSSELKSALNEVPIVYNQTSTQNIAPYVVDEVLKQLDQLDGLKTQGYTIKLTIDLDYQRLALESLRFGHQKILEKIAKEKPKTNASNEDEDNLNASMIVTDTSTGKILALVGGIDYKKSAFNRATQAKRQFGSAIKPFVYQIAFDNGYSTTSKIPDTARNFENGNYSKNSAQNHAWHPRNYTRKFLGLVTLQEALSHSLNLATINLSDQLGFEKIYQSLSDMGFKNLPKDLSIVLGSFAISPIDAAEKYSLFSNYGSMLKPMLIESITNQQNDVKTFTPIETKKITSKEQAFLTLSVLMNAVENGTGSLAHIKGLEVAGKTGTSNNNIDAWFIGFTPTLQSVIWFGRDDNTPISKGATGSVVSAPVYSYFMRNILSIEPSLKRKFDVPKGLRKEIVDKIPYYSTPNSITPTPKRTDDSEERLLF
- a CDS encoding tumor necrosis factor alpha-inducing protein, with amino-acid sequence MLEKSFLKSKQLFLCGLGVLMLQACTCPNTSQRNSFLQDVPYWMLQNRSQYLTQGVDSSHIVDGKTTEEIEKIATKRATIRVAQNIVHKLKEAYLSKSNRIKQKITNEMFIQMTQPIYDSLMNVDRLGIYINPNNEEVFALVRARGFDKDALSEGLHKMGLDNQAVSILVAKVEEIFKDSVNYGDIKVPIAM
- a CDS encoding disulfide bond formation protein B — its product is MNKETRFYNLFSLAVLGILIFPVGLANFYFGYILKDSPCIFCWAQRINMILIGAVALLVVRFGFKPKYIALLLLMASSGLYESFYHTGSHALEDVGQGFALAILGLHTQFWALFVFFSVVVLLAVLLFFAPNAQLFKDRSLNMLQKSAFYVFFMVVGSNAVQAFFSTGPFPYIGQSDPVRFSWNLKESVWSMENWNHLKFPRSVLGRRDVGEPLKLSALPKDNDYERSPLEITKTLKIGKKEELFLKLNGAITDLSFNEDKAILTTENQGLYLVSNDLKTIHSHMVLDSYYSATVGSFVGADFNEDENIVIMGNNKTSVEITPNKNANALKNFPYFLEGANSFDEVERSRLKTSRAKNYYVSAARRGAKFTYLITAPNKRYKDLIIISMRNSDKQVHGEFLLELGNAKLKEKRELGELVISALALKDNKLYAFSKEFNTLLVIDPIKEEILEVYGLPKEIKNISACGFRDNELILVSYENDKNILYTLNF